From Asterias rubens chromosome 20, eAstRub1.3, whole genome shotgun sequence, one genomic window encodes:
- the LOC117303984 gene encoding uncharacterized protein LOC117303984 gives MEKVFALEVFKIIVIILFLPTATFQYVNHAVFDGTSFSAFGLSKPEPEWVEVMKEGLSGPGTTVAYPGGYKEIETTTGKPLGPWLPKGDNIFLVSGFKVADEKDAKLQDTFEKDWKESSGTNFILKNAPKELGISNCGLYKKFTEPPGMLYVLRAELTGAGVDSEPAKTFLAQLKEFKYPDYIQKVDSELYMADPENIIFPPAGKKDLPEGFAYKPE, from the exons ATGGAG AAAGTATTCGCGCTGgaagttttcaaaattattgtaattattttgtttttaccaacaGCCACCTTTCAATACGTGAATCATGCGGTATTTGATGGAACGTCATTTTCAGCTTTCGGGCTAAGCAAACCAGAACCGGAATGGGTGGAGGTCATGAAAGAAGGACTAAGTGGTCCGGGCACTACGGTAGCCTACCCGG GTGGATACAAGGAGATCGAGACTACCACCGGCAAACCACTAGGTCCTTGGCTGCCCAAAGGTGATAACATCTTCCTCGTGTCAGGATTTAAG GTAGCTGATGAGAAGGACGCCAAACTCCAAGATACTTTCGAGAAGGATTGGAAGGAATCTTCAGGAACCAACTTCATCCTCAAGAATGCTCCCAAGGAGCTCGGCATCTCTAACTGCGGCCTGTATAAGAAGTTTACCGAGCCTCCCGGGATGCTGTACGTCCTCAGAGCCGAGCTGACTGGGGCTGGGGTGGACTCTGAGCCGGCCAAGACCTTCCTGGCGCAACTCAAGGAGTTCAAGTACCCGGACTATATCCAGAAGGTGGACAGTGAGCTTTACATGGCGGATCCAGAAAACATCATTTTCCCTCCAGCGGGGAAGAAAGATCTCCCGGAAGGCTTTGCGTACAAACCAGAGTAA